The Takifugu flavidus isolate HTHZ2018 chromosome 17, ASM371156v2, whole genome shotgun sequence genome contains a region encoding:
- the sgk3 gene encoding serine/threonine-protein kinase Sgk3: MEEQPSLPNVSIPCHDEQRDKKKRYTVYKVLVSVGQQEWFVFRRYAEFDKLYNALRKQFPSMNLKIPAKRIFGDNFEPEFIKQRRAGLHEFIKKIVSHPQLCNHPDVRAFLQMDKIRNFSDASEDEDEKNNSTSGNINLGPSANPQAKPTDFDFLKVIGKGSFGKVFLAKRKTDGKNYAVKVLQKKVILNRKEQKHIMAERNVLLKNVKHPFLVGLHYSFQTTDKLYFVLDFINGGELFFHLQKERTFPEPRAKFYIAEMASALGYLHSLNIVYRDLKPENILLDHEGHIVLTDFGLCKEGISQSDTTSTFCGTPEYLAPEVLRKQPYDNTVDWWCLGSVLYEMLFGLPPFYSRDTHEMYDNILHKPLGMRPGASNTAWSLLQGLLEKDGTHRLGSINDFEEIKAHSFFYSINWDDLVQKKIPPPFTPKVNSFSDISNFDPEFTEEMVPKSVCWSQEHSIVNASVMEADDAFVGFSYAPPSEDSFL, from the exons ATGGAGGAGCAGCCCAGTCTCCCTAACGTCAGCATTCCGTGCCACGACGAACAAAGGGACAAGAAAAAGCGTTACACG GTTTACAAAGTGTTAGTCAGCGTGGGGCAGCAGGAATGGTTTGTCTTCAGACGCTATGCAGAGTTTGATAAGCTGTATAACGCA TTACGGAAACAGTTCCCCTCTATGAACCTTAAAATCCCCGCAAAGAGGATATTTGGGGACAATTTTGAGCCAG AGTTTATCAAGCAAAGGCGAGCTGGATTGCACGAATTCATCAAGAAAATCGTGTCGCACCCGCAACTATGCAACCA CCCGGATGTGAGGGCGTTTCTACAGATGGACAAAATCCGAAACTTCTCCGACGCTTCTGAGGACGAAGATGAAAAA AACAACTCTACCTCCGGAAACATTAACCTGGGACCGTCTGCAAACCCACA GGCAAAGCCGACAgactttgactttttaaaagtcATAGGGAAGGGGAGTTTTGGAAAG GTTTTTCTCGCAAAACGGAAAACAGATGGAAAGAATTACGCAGTCAAGGTCTTACAGAAAAAAGTCATCCTCAACAGAAAAGAG caaaaacacatcatgGCGGAGCGCAACGTGCTACTGAAGAATGTGAAACACCCTTTCCTGGTGGGGCTTCATTACTCCTTCCAGACAACGGACAAGTTATACTTCGTGTTGGACTTCATCAATGGAGGAGAA cttttcTTCCATCTTCAAAAAGAGCGCACTTTTCCTGAGCCCAGAGCAAAGTTCTACATAGCTGAGATGGCGAGCGCGCTGGGATACCTGCACTCCCTTAACATCGTTTATAG AGACTTGAAGCCGGAAAACATCCTTCTTGACCATGAA GGGCACATCGTTCTGACTGACTTTGGATTGTGCAAAGAAGGCATTTCCCAGTCAGACACTACGAGTACTTTCTGCGGGACACCTGAG TATTTAGCTCCTGAGGTGCTGAGGAAGCAGCCCTATGACAACACAGTCGACTGGTGGTGTCTGGGATCAGTGCTGTACGAAATGCTGTTTGGACTG cCACCGTTCTATAGCAGGGATACGCACGAAATGTACGACAACATTCTCCACAAGCCGCTGGGGATGCGCCCTGGAGCATCCAACACGGCCTGGTCCCTCCTGCAAGGTCTCCTGGAGAAGGACGGCACACACAGACTGGGCTCCATTAATGATTTT GAGGAGATCAAAGCTCACAGCTTCTTCTACTCCATCAACTGGGATGATCTTGTACAGAAGAAGATTCCTCCCCCCTTCACCCCTAAAGTG AACTCTTTTTCTGATATCTCAAACTTCGACCCAGAGTTCACCGAGGAGATGGTTCCCAAGTCAGTCTGTTGGTCTCAAGAACACTCCATCGTCAACGCCAGTGTAATGGAAGCCGACGATGCCTTCGTGGGCTTTTCTTATGCGCCACCTTCTGAGGATTCTTTTTTATGA
- the mcmdc2 gene encoding minichromosome maintenance domain-containing protein 2 isoform X1, with amino-acid sequence MGDILSLKESILVYLDRSGGLQKLMEDCKPFNEPPQMEAVYRFCVSVNPSDVIELDPLLGDWILHDPLRASALFRDVCFVAIKTLSLVEKIHTQSQVNVILRLTHLPPFPEYTMDLWRFPHGYGPVRPVSMKGLVISMTRVTKYTQGARFLCQNDDCPCSTGFHHIRVHTPGATESATVGNNLSCTMCSSPLKEDVKFRVLGDKQLVELVHVKALDALKGQKQSALRYQSVTLFLRDELCNSMRIGHLYRVLGFPAHVQQLQCISWSVEANNIQLWEPEHPQNVSLSFQKMLKATAGSPWRFSAVAAHCFGLEVAPRGLYNTLKMALLLSLVHSNADANDTIQNLDLLVTTSDTLIVERLMTYSLNMAVRGVRHQATGEMFASLSRDEHGAGTANIHAGSALLATGGICMLGDLGFYKKERLDTIQSVLESSTVSVFIPGKKYGEDADQQVSFPVQCSFWALTDASRQSGKAENVLIGTADLGAIPTQLADAFGLVIESRDTKGDHSLFTQTIHTLQQAVQPGNHLYSHWQFSAQDYKELVAHARSLEVELSPEAEKIIHGYYMASRRVRTQTHGFKMSVGSVKLLISLAEAHCKLSLRTRVLQEDAVIAVLLCENSVTLKHGASALVIPPDPVFPFDLGGADSLQKRDAALDELHQNILRFIYAYAPGAEMFITEE; translated from the exons ATGGGTGATATTTTATCGTTAAAAGAATCAATTCTGGTCTACTTAGATAGAAGTGGGGGCCTTCAGAAGCTCATGGAAGACTGCAAGCCCTTTAACG AGCCCCCACAGATGGAGGCCGTCTACAGGTTTTGCGTCAGTGTGAATCCCTCAGATGTGATCGAGCTGGATCCACTATTAGGTGACTGGATTCTGCACGATCCTTTAAGAGCATCCGCCTTGTTTCGGGAT GTTTGTTTTGTGGCTATAAAGACACTTTCACTTGTTGAAAAGATACATACACAAAGCCAG GTGAATGTCATCCTGAGGCTCACTCATTTACCTCCATTCCCTGAGTACACGATGGACCTCTGGAGATTCCCTCATGGGTACGGTCCCGTGAGGCCTGTCTCCATGAAGGGTCTGGTGATTTCCATGACAAGAGTCACAAAATACACTCAGGGGGCCAGGTTCCTCTGTCAGAACGATGACTGCCCATGCTCAACAG GGTTTCACCATATTCGAGTCCACACACCTGGAGCCACAGAGTCAGCGACTGTGGGAAACAACCTCAGCTGCACGATGTGCAGCTCCCCGCTGAAAGAGGATGTGAAGTTTAGAGTGCTGGGAG ATAAACAACTTGTAGAGCTTGTCCATGTCAAAGCACTGGATGCACTAAAAGGCCAAAAGCAAAGCGCGCTCAGGTACCAGTCTGTTACCCTCTTTCTCAGAG ACGAGCTGTGTAATTCAATGCGAATTGGTCATCTCTACAGAGTGCTGGGGTTTCCTGCGCATGTGCAACAGTTGCAATGCATTTCCTGGAGTGTAGAGGCAAATAATATCCAGCTGTGGGAGCCAGAGC ACCCACAAAATGTCAGTCTGAGTTTCCAGAAGATGCTGAAAGCTACAGCTGGTTCTCCCTGGAGGTTCTCTGCTGTTGCAGCTCATTGCTTTGGCCTGGAAGTGGCTCCTCGGGGCCTCTACAACACCTTAAAGATGGCCTTGTTGCTCAGTTTGGTGCACTCTAATGCGGACGCAAATGATACCATTCAGAACTTGGATCTTCTTGTGACGACTTCTGATACTCTAATAGTAGAGAG GTTAATGACGTACAGCCTAAACATGGCTGTTCGTGGGGTCAGACATCAGGCCACAGGGGAGATGTTTGCCTCTCTGTCCCGGGACGAACACGGAGCCGGTACTGCCAACATCCACGCTGGCTCTGCCCTGCTCGCTACTGGTGGCATTTGCATGTTGGGAGACTTGGgcttttacaaaaaagaaagactCGACACCATTCAGTCAG TCCTGGAGAGCAGCACAGTCTCTGTGTTCATCCCAGGAAAAAAGTATGGGGAAGATGCTGACCAGCAGGTTTCCTTCCCCGTCCAGTGCAGCTTCTGGGCACTCACAGATGCTTCACGCCAGTCGGGGAAGgctgaaaatgttttaatcGGAACAGCA GACTTGGGTGCCATACCAACCCAGCTGGCAGATGCCTTTGGCCTCGTCATTGAAAGCAGAGACACGAAGGGAGACCATTCTCTTTTTACACAGACCATCCACACTCTCCAGCAGGCAGTGCAGCCTGGAAACCATCTTTACTCCCACTGGCAGTTTTCTGCTCAAGACTACAAAGAA CTAGTTGCTCATGCTCGGAGTTTGGAGGTGGAGCTCAGCCCTGAAGCAGAGAAAATTATCCATGGTTACTACATGGCAAGCCGGAGAGTGCGAACACAAACTCACGGATTCAAGATGTCTGTGGGCTCAGTCAAACTTCT GATATCTTTGGCCGAGGCCCATTGCAAGTTGAGTTTGAGAACACGAGTGCTGCAAGAGGATGCAGTGATTGCTGTGCTCCTCTGTGAGAACTCTGTTACTCTTAAGCATG GAGCATCTGCGCTCGTTATTCCACCAGACCCAGTGTTTCCCTTTGACCTGGGAGGTGCTGACAGTCTGCAGAAGAGAGACGCAGCCCTGGATGAGCTTCATCAGAATATTCTACGCTTCATCTATGCCTACGCACCAGGAGCAGAGATGTTTATCACGGAGGAGTAA
- the mcmdc2 gene encoding minichromosome maintenance domain-containing protein 2 isoform X2, producing the protein MGDILSLKESILVYLDRSGGLQKLMEDCKPFNEPPQMEAVYRFCVSVNPSDVIELDPLLGDWILHDPLRASALFRDVCFVAIKTLSLVEKIHTQSQVNVILRLTHLPPFPEYTMDLWRFPHGYGPVRPVSMKGLVISMTRVTKYTQGARFLCQNDDCPCSTGFHHIRVHTPGATESATVGNNLSCTMCSSPLKEDVKFRVLGDKQLVELVHVKALDALKGQKQSALRYQSVTLFLRDELCNSMRIGHLYRVLGFPAHVQQLQCISWSVEANNIQLWEPEHPQNVSLSFQKMLKATAGSPWRFSAVAAHCFGLEVAPRGLYNTLKMALLLSLVHSNADANDTIQNLDLLVTTSDTLIVERLMTYSLNMAVRGVRHQATGEMFASLSRDEHGAGTANIHAGSALLATGGICMLGDLGFYKKERLDTIQSVLESSTVSVFIPGKKYGEDADQQVSFPVQCSFWALTDASRQSGKAENVLIGTADLGAIPTQLADAFGLVIESRDTKGDHSLFTQTIHTLQQAVQPGNHLYSHWQFSAQDYKELVAHARSLEVELSPEAEKIIHGYYMASRRVRTQTHGFKMSVGSVKLLISLAEAHCKLSLRTRVLQEDAVIAVLL; encoded by the exons ATGGGTGATATTTTATCGTTAAAAGAATCAATTCTGGTCTACTTAGATAGAAGTGGGGGCCTTCAGAAGCTCATGGAAGACTGCAAGCCCTTTAACG AGCCCCCACAGATGGAGGCCGTCTACAGGTTTTGCGTCAGTGTGAATCCCTCAGATGTGATCGAGCTGGATCCACTATTAGGTGACTGGATTCTGCACGATCCTTTAAGAGCATCCGCCTTGTTTCGGGAT GTTTGTTTTGTGGCTATAAAGACACTTTCACTTGTTGAAAAGATACATACACAAAGCCAG GTGAATGTCATCCTGAGGCTCACTCATTTACCTCCATTCCCTGAGTACACGATGGACCTCTGGAGATTCCCTCATGGGTACGGTCCCGTGAGGCCTGTCTCCATGAAGGGTCTGGTGATTTCCATGACAAGAGTCACAAAATACACTCAGGGGGCCAGGTTCCTCTGTCAGAACGATGACTGCCCATGCTCAACAG GGTTTCACCATATTCGAGTCCACACACCTGGAGCCACAGAGTCAGCGACTGTGGGAAACAACCTCAGCTGCACGATGTGCAGCTCCCCGCTGAAAGAGGATGTGAAGTTTAGAGTGCTGGGAG ATAAACAACTTGTAGAGCTTGTCCATGTCAAAGCACTGGATGCACTAAAAGGCCAAAAGCAAAGCGCGCTCAGGTACCAGTCTGTTACCCTCTTTCTCAGAG ACGAGCTGTGTAATTCAATGCGAATTGGTCATCTCTACAGAGTGCTGGGGTTTCCTGCGCATGTGCAACAGTTGCAATGCATTTCCTGGAGTGTAGAGGCAAATAATATCCAGCTGTGGGAGCCAGAGC ACCCACAAAATGTCAGTCTGAGTTTCCAGAAGATGCTGAAAGCTACAGCTGGTTCTCCCTGGAGGTTCTCTGCTGTTGCAGCTCATTGCTTTGGCCTGGAAGTGGCTCCTCGGGGCCTCTACAACACCTTAAAGATGGCCTTGTTGCTCAGTTTGGTGCACTCTAATGCGGACGCAAATGATACCATTCAGAACTTGGATCTTCTTGTGACGACTTCTGATACTCTAATAGTAGAGAG GTTAATGACGTACAGCCTAAACATGGCTGTTCGTGGGGTCAGACATCAGGCCACAGGGGAGATGTTTGCCTCTCTGTCCCGGGACGAACACGGAGCCGGTACTGCCAACATCCACGCTGGCTCTGCCCTGCTCGCTACTGGTGGCATTTGCATGTTGGGAGACTTGGgcttttacaaaaaagaaagactCGACACCATTCAGTCAG TCCTGGAGAGCAGCACAGTCTCTGTGTTCATCCCAGGAAAAAAGTATGGGGAAGATGCTGACCAGCAGGTTTCCTTCCCCGTCCAGTGCAGCTTCTGGGCACTCACAGATGCTTCACGCCAGTCGGGGAAGgctgaaaatgttttaatcGGAACAGCA GACTTGGGTGCCATACCAACCCAGCTGGCAGATGCCTTTGGCCTCGTCATTGAAAGCAGAGACACGAAGGGAGACCATTCTCTTTTTACACAGACCATCCACACTCTCCAGCAGGCAGTGCAGCCTGGAAACCATCTTTACTCCCACTGGCAGTTTTCTGCTCAAGACTACAAAGAA CTAGTTGCTCATGCTCGGAGTTTGGAGGTGGAGCTCAGCCCTGAAGCAGAGAAAATTATCCATGGTTACTACATGGCAAGCCGGAGAGTGCGAACACAAACTCACGGATTCAAGATGTCTGTGGGCTCAGTCAAACTTCT GATATCTTTGGCCGAGGCCCATTGCAAGTTGAGTTTGAGAACACGAGTGCTGCAAGAGGATGCAGTGATTGCTGTGCTCCTCT GA
- the LOC130514283 gene encoding transcription factor 24-like: MVGRQTLRMDGGNFSGAVCDDSPSSSPSSSPSPDARRRELQRARVLQGGGLGGRGRPAAANAARERSRVQTLRTAFLELQRTLPSVPPDTKLSKLDVLILATTYIAHLTRTLQEEGAEEGESTKQAEALHSLKGDGYLHPVKKWPMRSRLYVGASGQFLNSTHSSEPENQGPSSSSSSSSSQ, from the exons ATGGTTGGAAGGCAAACCCTCCGAATGGACGGCGGTAATTTCTCCGGAGCTGTGTGTGATGACAGCCCTTCATCCAGTCCCAGTTCTAGTCCCAGTCCGGACGCTCGTCGCCGGGAGCTCCAGCGGGCCCGGGTGCTGCAGGGCGGCGGGCTCGGCGGTAGAGGACGCCCGGCAGCGGCGAACGCGGCGCGGGAGAGGAGCCGGGTCCAAACCCTGAGAACCGCCTTCCTGGAACTCCAAAGGACGCTGCCGTCCGTCCCCCCGGACACCAAACTGTCCAAACTTGATGTGCTGATCCTGGCCACCACCTATATTGCTCATTTAACCCGAACTCTTcaagaagaaggagcagaggagggagagagcacCAAGCAAGCAGAGGCGTTACACTCGCTGAAGGGCGACGGTTACCTGCATCCAGTAAAG AAATGGCCCATGCGGTCCAGGCTCTACGTCGGGGCAAGCGGACAGTTTCTCAACTCCACACATTCTTCAGAGCCAGAGAACCAAGGCCCTTcgtcgtcatcctcctcctcctcctcacagtaA
- the ppp1r42 gene encoding protein phosphatase 1 regulatory subunit 42 isoform X1, whose product MVRLTTELIAKSRSHVKRKQGPSSQEYLRILTHLHFSNKNIEDIGDISVCRNLSVLYLYDNQITHICNLDFASSLTHLFLQNNNITHIENLSHLQKLSKLYLGGNKIAVVEGLEKLTELRELHVQNQRLAPGEKLLFDPRTLLSLADSLCVLNVSRTNIDDIRDLRGLRKLQHFSAADNKLQQVADLEDVFTHWPELLEMDLRGNPVCKRQKYRELLITVCRSLVVLDGKEINEVTRQFLINWKTFKETNRRPTATM is encoded by the exons ATGGTCCGTCTGACCACGGAGCTGATAGCTAAATCTAGAAGCCACGTTAAAAGGAAGCAAGGCCCGTCCTCACAAGAGTACCTGAGAATTCTCACCCATCTCCACTTTTCTAACAAGAATATAGAGGATATT GGTGATATCTCCGTGTGCAGGAACCTCTCTGTCCTTTACCTTTACGACAACCAAATCACGCACATTTGCAACCTGGATTTcgcctccagcctcacccatctGTTCCTACAGAACAACAACATCACTCATATAGAGAACCTCTCTCATCTGCAGAAGCTCTCCAAGCT GTATCTGGGTGGTAACAAGATCGCCGTGGTGGAGGGTTTAGAGAAGCTGACGGAGCTGAGGGAGCTCCATGTGCAGAATCAGAGACTGGCACCAGGGGAGAAGTTGCTCTTTGACCCCAGAACGCTCCTCTCACTGGCT GATTCCCTTTGTGTCCTGAACGTCAGTCGCACCAACATTGACGACATCAGGGACCTGAGAGGGCTGAGGAAGCTTCAGCATTTCTCTGCTGCCGACAACAAGCTGCAGCAAGTAGCa gaCTTGGAGGATGTCTTCACACACTGGcccgagctgctggagatggatTTGCGAGGGAATCCAGTGTGTAAAAGACAAAAGTACAGAGAGCTTCTGATTACAGTCTGCAGAAGCCTCG TGGTTCTCGATGGCAAGGAAATTAATGAGGTCACACGACAGTTCCTCATTAACTggaaaacatttaaagaaacCAACAGGAGACCAACAGCCACCATGTGA
- the ppp1r42 gene encoding protein phosphatase 1 regulatory subunit 42 isoform X2: MVRLTTELIAKSRSHVKRKQGPSSQEYLRILTHLHFSNKNIEDIGDISVCRNLSVLYLYDNQITHICNLDFASSLTHLFLQNNNITHIENLSHLQKLSKLYLGGNKIAVVEGLEKLTELRELHVQNQRLAPGEKLLFDPRTLLSLADSLCVLNVSRTNIDDIRDLRGLRKLQHFSAADNKLQTWRMSSHTGPSCWRWICEGIQCVKDKSTESF, translated from the exons ATGGTCCGTCTGACCACGGAGCTGATAGCTAAATCTAGAAGCCACGTTAAAAGGAAGCAAGGCCCGTCCTCACAAGAGTACCTGAGAATTCTCACCCATCTCCACTTTTCTAACAAGAATATAGAGGATATT GGTGATATCTCCGTGTGCAGGAACCTCTCTGTCCTTTACCTTTACGACAACCAAATCACGCACATTTGCAACCTGGATTTcgcctccagcctcacccatctGTTCCTACAGAACAACAACATCACTCATATAGAGAACCTCTCTCATCTGCAGAAGCTCTCCAAGCT GTATCTGGGTGGTAACAAGATCGCCGTGGTGGAGGGTTTAGAGAAGCTGACGGAGCTGAGGGAGCTCCATGTGCAGAATCAGAGACTGGCACCAGGGGAGAAGTTGCTCTTTGACCCCAGAACGCTCCTCTCACTGGCT GATTCCCTTTGTGTCCTGAACGTCAGTCGCACCAACATTGACGACATCAGGGACCTGAGAGGGCTGAGGAAGCTTCAGCATTTCTCTGCTGCCGACAACAAGCTGCA gaCTTGGAGGATGTCTTCACACACTGGcccgagctgctggagatggatTTGCGAGGGAATCCAGTGTGTAAAAGACAAAAGTACAGAGAGCTTCTGA